A window of Microbispora hainanensis genomic DNA:
ACCCTGCGGGTGCTGCTGCGCGGGCTCGACCTGCTCGGCATCGAAGTCCCCGAACGGATGTGAGCGGGGTGCCTGATTCCGCTTCGGCGGACACGGGAGAAGGCGACACCGGCACCTCCAGTGCGGGAGGCGCCGGTGTCGAGCCCGGAGATCACGTCCCCGGGGCACGAGATGGTGCCTTCGAGGCGGGAGATCGCTTCTGCGCGACCAAGGGCAGCCTCCCCGGGGCACGACATCGCCTGCGCGAGACCGGAGATGGCGCCTCCAAGGCAGGAGATCGCCCGCGTGAGGCCGGGAACGGCGCCCTTACGCGATCACAGGCCGTCCGATTCAGGGCGGTCCGTCCTTTCCGTTCCCGCCGGTCAGGCCCGTCCACGGCGCGCCTCGTCCGTGACTGTCGCACCAAGCCTCTAGTCTGGCGCGGTCAAGGGAGTGCCAGCCGACTCCTCGGGGAGCGTTTCGCGTGAGCATGGACCTGACCACGAGTCCGGACCCAGGAAACCTGGCCGAGGCCACGGAACTGCACCGCTACGCCGAGGCGCTGATCGTCAGCCTGGCGGCCGACGGCACGGCGCCCGACCTGCCGCCGGGGATCAACGACGTGCCGGGCTACTGGCTCGGGCCCGCCGTCGAGGCCCTCGTCCTCATCCTGTCCGGCAAGGACGCCCTGGAGCCGCTGGCCCTGGCCAACGAGCTGGACGAGCGGCGCACCTCTCTGTTCCTGTGCCTGGCCCTCGCCGTCTGCGGTCACGGCGACCGCATCCACGCCTCCTGGCTCGGCACCGCCTTCGGCGACCTGTCCGAAGACCGTCCGGTGGCACCCGGCCAGCGGGCGCTGTGGCTCGCCGCCGCTCGCGGGGCGTACGGGCCGGTCGGCAAGATCTTCGTGCTCCGCAAGCTCGACGCGGTGGACGTGCCGGCCACCGACGACCGGTGGCTGAAGGCCCTCGTGCCCGGCCTGCCGGAAACGTCCGTACCCGCCTCTCTGGAACCGTTCCCCGAGCTGGCGAAGGTCGCCGAGATCGAGCGGTCCTTGCAGGCGTCGGCCACCCTGCGCCGTCTGCGCGAACGCTGCACCGAGATCACCTCCATCCGGCAGGCCGGCGAGGTCACCAGGGTCGTACGCGGCACCGTATGGGCCGAGGACGAGCCGCTGGCCGTGCTCCGCGCCCTGGCGGGGCAGGGCGGCCAGGAGGGGCCGCTGAGCTCGCTCACCGGGCATCTGCTCCAGGACCTCGCTCCCGACGCCGATCCCCACATCGCCGCGCTCGCCCTGCACGTGGCGGCGCCGGCGATCAAGGCGGCGGCGGAGTCCCTCGTCGAGGTGGTGCGCGAGCCGCCACCCGACACCCTGGACGTGCCGATCCTCGGCTATCCGATCAGGCTCAGACCCGAAGGACCCGACCAGGAGTCGATGGCGGCCGCCGAGCAGCGGCTCGTCACCGAGTGCGTGCCGAAGCGCACCCGGCCATGGCCCGGATATGTCCTCCTGGTCCTCGCCGTCGTCGTCATCGTCAGCGGGTTCGTGGTCGCCCTGCCGCTCGCCCTCGTCGGCCTGCTGATCGCCGCCGTAGGCGGGCATCTGCTGTGGCGGCACCGCGTCCGGGAACACTCCGATGTACGGTTCGTCCAGACCCGGGCGGGCAAGCTCGCCGACCTCGCCGACAAGGCCGTCTGGGCTCTGCACGAGTACGCCAGAGAATCCGAGGAGCGCGTCTCCGTGGCCGAGCGGGACCTGACCGAGGTGTCCACGCTCCTGCGCCGCGGCCCCCGGGCCGCATAGGGACGCCGCGCCGACCCCTACGGCCAAGCCGGCTACGGAGCGCGAGTGCGCCGAGCGGATGGGCCGTAAGCATGGTGCGGAGCCTGCCCGCTGTCGGCCGCGTGGGCGCTGTCGGCCGGGTGCACGGTGCGGAGCCTGCCGATGTGGACTCACTGCGTTGACGGTCTGGGCGTGGGGGGTGTAGCCCGCGCGTGTGAGCCCTACGTGTGGTGTTGGCCGCGGACGCCTTACCCGGCGCTGTGAGCGCGCGAGACGGTCCGCACGTTGCCACAAGGCACAAGAACGCGGGGGAACGGCTGGCGCCGGGCCTGCTCATGCGCATGAAACCGGGCCAGGCGCCACTGCGCCCGCCGACCGAGTGGGCGGCGGGCACACGACCAGAAGTCGAGCCGACCGGCTCAGGCCGTGGAAACCTCCACCGTCGCCGGAGTGATCAGAAAGACCTTGTCCGCGATCCGCTCGATACGTCCCTCGCAGCCGTAGGCCAAGCCCGCGGCGAAGTCCACCATTCGTGTGGCCTCCGCCGTCGACATGCCCGCCACGTCCATGACCACCGTGTGGCCCTCGCGGAAGTGCCGGCCGATCGTCAGGGCGTCGTCATACTTCCTCGGGCGGACCATAACGATACGGGCCGGATCGGCGTTGGGCTGCCAACGCTTGGCGGCACGCTCGGCCGCCGGCATCCAGTCGTCCTCGTACTCGTCCTCGGCGTAGGTCTCGTCGTCGTACTGCTCTGCCCCACCCAGGCCAAGGTAGCTCGCCACCTTGCGCACAGCCCCCATCGGTTCGTCCTTTTCCGGCTTGTCCTTTTCCGGGCTCGTCCCGACACACGGGACCGTATCCGACGATTCAGCGAACCCCCGCCGACACGCCCGGCCGTTTAAGTGTTGTTGGCTGGAGAATGTGGAGGCCGGGTAAGCGTGTCTTCATCGTCAATTTGTCAGCCCTTCCAGGGTAACTCGCGAACCCGTCTACCCCATGGAACCCTTCGCAAACATTTTTCACAGTCACCTCTAACGACGGCACACCTTCAGTAGATCACAACGGATGCCGCCGATGTCGGGTTCCCGAAATACGATCTTGCTGGTCGGAGCAGGTACGCAACCGACGGGAGCCGCGATTCGCGGCGGCAGCGATGAAGATCGAATTACGCACCGAGACCCTCCGAATTCGCATATCGAAAACATTTTCGACGGTAGCGCGCCGAGTTGATCATCGTTCTCCAGGCGGCGGGCCGCGAACCACACCGGCCGCAATTTCGGGAACAGCCAGCGAGAACTCTTTCTTCTCAGCACCTTCCGCGGAAACGATATCGAGCACAATTTCGACCGGCCATCGGTTTTTGCAGCCGTACGGACCCGCGTCCTACTCACCCTCCGCGTAGGGAGGGCAGATGCACTGGAGAAGCGGCCGAGGCCGGTGGAAACCCAGGAGCCAGGCCGTCCCTCCGAGCTCACGGCCGCTGAGAGACACCGGCCGCACCGCGGACTGGTGAACGAGGCCGGCTCTCCAGCGGTGGACAACCCAGGACGCCGTACGGCCCAGTGCGGCCACAGCGGGCGCTGAAATGCTCGGGGTTCTTGGGAAGCTCGGAGCTTGTGGAGCTGCGCTCGCTGCGGCGGCCGGAGCGCATGAGTGCCTTCGCGCCCCTGTGCCTGGAGCCGCCGCGCTCGCCGAAGCCGGTGCGGTCGCTGAAGCCGGTGCGGTCGCTGAAGCCGGTGCGGTCGCTGAAGCCCGTGCGCTCGCTGAAGCCCGTGCGCTCGCTGAAGCCCGTGCGCTCGCTGAAGTCGCCCCGATCGCAGGCGGTCCGCATCGACCGCAGTCGCGGTCTCAGCCCGGCAGCGGCGTACCCACAGCCGTGGTCTCTCCAGAAGCACCTGCCGATTCTCTCGCGCGAGCACTGGGCCGGTCGATGGCCCCCACCCCTGAATTTCGGGCTCTCCGGCGGCGCGGACCCGGATCTTGATCGAGACTGGGACGTGGCGTGTGAAGCGCGGAAGGCTTTCGCGATGAGGCGGGCCTTGTGGTCGAGTGGACCGAGGCATTGGGTCGGCGCCAGCCACGTCGAGGCCAGTTGGGCCGGGGTCAAGCGTGTCGAGATCGGCGTTCGAGCCGCTTGGATCGAGGCCTTGGACGGTCGGGTTGGCGTGCTGAATGGGTGGGTTGGGGCCTAGAAGGTGCGGTTGGGACGTCACTGCGCCGGCCGGAAGCTCCGGTCCTCGCGAAGCCCGCTCCGCTGGGCGTTCGCTGCGGTCCTCACTCCCGCCCGCTCCGCTCCTCCCACATCCCCGCTCGCGCCCCGGCCGGCCAACACACCCTGGACATGCGAAAGCCCCGGCCACACCCCGGCCGGGGCCACCACACACCACACACCCGCCCCCACACACGCAGGAACAAGCAGCGGGAACCAACACCCAGCAACCCGCCGGGGAACACACCCCAGGAACAAACCCCGGAAACAAACCCGCGAAAAAGAAAGGTGCCCGGAAATGCGGAAAGGCCACCCCACAAGGGATGGCCCAACCACATATCAAAGATTGTCCGGCGGCGTCCTACTCTCCCACACCGTCCCCGGTGCAGTACCATCGGCGCTGACAGGCTTAACTTCCGGGTTCGGAATGTAACCGGGTGTTTCCCTGCCGCTATGACCGCCGTAACCCCACGAAACACACAACCACCGGCTGCTGTCTCTGAGATCACATAGTGAACGCGAACATCTATGGTCAAGTCCTCGGCCTATTAGTACCGGTCAGCTCCACACATTACTGCGCTTCCACTTCCGGCCTATCAACCCCATCATCTCTAGGGGGCCTTACCCACACACGGTGGTGGGAGACCTCATCTTGAGGCGAGCTTCCCGCTTAGATGCTTTCAGCGGTTATCCCTACCGAACGTAGCCAACCAGCCGTGCTCCTGGCGGAACAACTGGCACACCAGAGGTTCGTCCGTCCCGGTCCTCTCGTACTAGGGACAGCCCCTCGCAAGTCTCCTGCGCGCGCAGCGGATAGGGACCGAACTGTCTCGCGACGTTCTAAACCCAGCTCGCGTACCGCTTTAATGGGCGAACAGCCCAACCCTTGGGACCTACTCCAGCCCCAGGATGCGACGAGCCGACATCGAGGTGCCAAACCATCCCGTCGATATGGACTCTTGGGGAAGATCAGCCTGTTATCCCCGGGGTACCTTTTAGCCGTTGAGCGACACCGCTTCCACACGCCGATGCCGGATCACTAGTCCCAGCTTTCGCTCCTGCTCGACCCGTCAGTCTCACAGTCAAGCTCCCTTGTGCACTTACACTCGACACCTGATTGCCAACCAGGCTGAGGGAACCTTTGGGCGCCTCCGTTACCCTTTAGGAGGCAACCGCCCCAGTTAAACTACCCACCAGACACTGTCCCCCACCCGGATCCACGGGCGCGGGTTAGACGTCCAAAACGACCAGAGTGGTATTTCACCAATGACTCCACGATGACTAGCGTCACCGCTTCCCAGTCTCCCACCTATCCTACACAAGACGCTCCAAACGCCAATGTCAAGCTGTAGTGAAGGTCCCGGGGTCTTTCCGTCCTGCTGCGCGAAACGAGCATCTTTACTCGTACTGCAATTTCACCGGGCCTGTGGTTGAGACAGCGGGGAAGTCGTTACGCCATTCGTGCAGGTCGGAACTTACCCGACAAGGAATTTCGCTACCTTAGGATGGTTATAGTTACCACCGCCGTTTACCGGCGCTTAAGTTCTCACCTTCGCACCCCGAAAGGCGCTAAGCGGTCCCCTTAACGTTCCGGCACCGGGCAGGCGTCAGTCCGTATACATCGTCTTACGACTTCGCACGGACCTGTGTTTTTAGTAAACAGTCGCTTCCCCCTGGCCACTGCGACCCCCACCAGCTTCGAACGCAAAGTCCTACACCAGCAGAGGTCCCCCTTCTCCCGAAGTTACGGGGGCAATTTGCCGAGTTCCTTAACCACAGTTCACCCGACCGCCTTGGTATTCTCTACCTGACCACCTGAGTCGGTTTAGGGTACGGGCCGCCGCGACACTCACTAGAGGCTTTTCTCGGCAGCATAGGATCACCCACTTCGCCACAATCGGCTCGGCATCACACCTCAGGCTAATGAGAGACGGATTTGCCTATCTCTCGCCCTACATGCTTACCCCGGGACAACCACCGCCCGGGCTGGGCTACCTTCCTGCGTCACCCCATCGCTTACCTACTACCAGATCAGGCCAGGCGTTCACCCTGACGCCGACTCCGAAGAGCCAACCGGGCTAAGGACCCTTAGTATCACTGGATTCGATATGGGCGCATCACAGCGGGTACGGGAATATCAACCCGTTATCCATCGACTACGCCTGTCGGCCTCGCCTTAGGTCCCGACTTACCCTGGGCGGACGAACCTGCCCCAGGAACCCTTGGTCATCCGGCGCAGAAGATTCTCACTTCTGACTCGCTACTCATGCCTGCATTCTCACTCGCACGACCTCCACCACACGATCACTCGGCAGCTTCACCGGCTCGCACGACGCTCCCCTACCCACCACCAGCACAAGTGCCAGCGGTGCCACGACTTCGGCGGTGTACTTGAGCCCCGCTACATTGTCGGCGCAGAATCACTTGACCAGTGAGCTATTACGCACTCTTTCAAGGATGGCTGCTTCTAAGCCAACCTCCTGGTTGTCACTGCGACTCCACATCCTTTCCCACTTAGCACACGCTTAGGGGCCTTAGTCGGTGATCTGGGCTGTTTCCCTCTCGACCACGGAGCTTATCCCCCGCAGTCTCACTGCCACGCTCAACTTACCGGCATTCGAAGTTTGGCTGACGTCAGTAACCTTGTCGGGCCCATCAGCCATCCAGAGCCCTACCTCCGGCAAGCACACGCAACG
This region includes:
- a CDS encoding cell division protein SepF, which gives rise to MGAVRKVASYLGLGGAEQYDDETYAEDEYEDDWMPAAERAAKRWQPNADPARIVMVRPRKYDDALTIGRHFREGHTVVMDVAGMSTAEATRMVDFAAGLAYGCEGRIERIADKVFLITPATVEVSTA